GGTTCCAGATCCTGCAGACATTCTCCATGGCACTGTCTCCAGCACAGCCAGAGGGATTCGTGGAGGTCTGGGGGGTGCCCCTAGGTATATTTATGTGCTGCTATTATTACAGCAGTAGCCATGGCAGAGAGGCCAGGTTCCTAGACCGATCCTCTGTTTCCACACACACTTGCCGCAGGGCTGCTCCAGCACTGGCGTCCAGGCAGAAGGTGGGGCAGGTTGTCCCTGTGTCCATGGCCGAGCAGCAGTAGCTCCTATCACAGTGATTTAGTCTCAGGAACAGCCCCAGGTTCCTTCTGTGGTTAGTGTCTGTGATTAGACAGCAGCCTGGGGAAAGGCTCCTGCACTTTGACACCTAGCGCAGGGACCGGCTCTGGATGGATCTCCAGTTCTCTGGAGGAAAGTGGCTTGCTCTGCCCAGAAAGGAGCCTGATCTTAGATTCTCCTCccatagcactttccatctgagCATTTCTCAAATATGGACGAGTTCAGGCTCCCAGCTCTTGTGGGGGAGGTGGGTTTTATTATCCCTGCTTTATAAGTGGGGACACGGAGACCCAGAGAGAGGACGTGAGCTACCAAGAGGCACACGGAAGGTCTATGGCCAGAGCTGGAATAGAACCCGGCTCCGTGTCTCATACGCATGGCACCTGCAGGTGTGAGCGGGGCAGACAAGAGGAGGCGGCCAGAGTCCGCAGCAAATGCCATAGCCCAAAATACAGCCGAGGTGTCAGCCCTGAATCTGTTCTTCCCAGAGGTGACTGAAACTTCATCCTCATCGTGTCGGCCTTGTGGCTGAATAGTACAGAGAGCAGCAGATAGTCACCTGATCAGCTGATGGAgtccctgagccccagggctcatTTGCATAGACCCGCTTGGCTTGTCTGGCGCCCCAGGGCTCTAAAGCTGCTGCAGGTTTGCACAAAGCCGGGGCCCTGCTGCATAGCAGCTGCAGATTCCTTTCCCTCTGGCTCCCTCCAAGGCCTTCGCAATGATGCGCCTCCTGGCTCTCCTCCTCCCAGGGGTTTTGGTGCCAGGTACGTTCTCGTGGGAGGTGGAGGCGAGTTCTGCAGAGGGAGGGACTGAAGGGCGAGGCTCCTGTGCTGAGGTATTGCTTCGCTGCGCTACAGACCGGGACGGGCGGAGCAGACAGGTGTGGTCAGGTGGGCTGCTGGAGGTTGACCTGTAGCTGGTGTGGAGGCGATGCCAGAGGGGATAATGTAACAGTTCAGCCACTGGGGATGGGATCGGCACATTCCATTCGTAACTGCGCCCTTGTTTCATTCAGCTTCCAGGGCGCAGCCGGTGCTGACTCAGCCAGCCTCCATTTTAGCATTGCCAGGGCAAACGGTGAAACTCTCATGTGCCCTGAATCCTGGGTACAACATCAGGGAGTTCGGGGTCTCCTGGTACCAGCAGAGACCTGGCAGCCCTCCGAGGTACCTGCTCTATTACAACTCGGAGGTGGACAAGCACAAGCCCTGCGGGATTCCGGACCGCTTCTCTGCGTCCAAAGACCTCGCCAGCAACGCCTGCGTTCTGACCATTGCCGCGGTCCAGGCTGAGGACCACGCTGTCTATTACTGCTCGGTTGCGTATCCCATCTACTATCTCTAGAAATGTGAAACCAAAACCTGTGCTGGCCCCTGGGGGACTCTGATGAGCCCCCGCTTGCAGAGCCTTGTGCTGAAGGAACCGCAGCCCTATAAGGAATGGAAAAAGAAACGGCTCATGTTCTCCACCCTTGAATTAGCCTAGAGCTGAGGCCCCCTGGTCAGTTATGCTCAGAGAGCTGTGACGGATGGTGGCTTCCTGTTTGACGGATGTCACCTGGTGGAGCTCAGAATGCTACAagacacacagggccagattctgccaggtgctgggcacctgcagttcccactgCACAGAGACCCTACCTAATGGAGCTGGTCTTTCCTGCCTGCAGGCCGCTGTCCATCTGCTCAGATCCCTGTCAGCTGCATGTGGGGCACCCAGTACAGCTTGACATCAAAGACAGATTTCTAAAGAACTTGTTCTGATGTTCAGGAGTATGTTATGTGCCTTTCCTACATACAGTGGGCTGGGTTCTCAGTTACTCTGCTTCGGAGCTTGGGACAGGAACAAAGGGTGCtgctgggggtggagagaggcagTCCCTTTAAGCTTACCTGTGCACTTCCTGTATTCAGGGCCCTGTCCAGTGCccggtgtaagttagagcagcctcagggcttctCTGATTTACACTCAGCATAAGTGTTTGCCAGCTGCTGATGCCTTCCTTCTCAGTTCTGAGGTTCTGAGgaagtgtttttgtttaaatgggaagACAAATAGATTCCTGGTCTCTCATCCCAGCTCTCTTCAAGGCCATTAGCCCatggggctgagagagagagaatttggtgGGAGCTTTTCCCTAAGATGGTGGCATCACATCACCATGAATCCGTGGCCATCAGCCAGCAGCATGCACATGGTGTGGGGGGTAGAACCACCAGGCCTTAGCTCAGACACACAGGACCCTGAGGGAAGAACGAAGAGCTTGATGAGCCATCGTCAACACAGCAGCTGAGACATTCAGACAGATTGTTAGtgtggctgggcagggggagcGAGTGCCCTGCACACTCTGGTGCTGGGTAAATAATAAACAGGAAAACATTCCATCACAGtcagcctggccctggggcccTCTGCAGTCCTGCCTGCCAATCTGGGCACAGCCGCTCTCTCTGGTGTGTACCAGGGAATGGGTGATTAGCTAACTATGAGCACCACCACAATTGCTGAGCACGGGGCATTCCATTCAATGTATTCCTAAGCCAAACCAGAGAAAAACAGCCCACCAAGAAACcccttttattggatcaatgaAACCCAGAATTAACAGCAATGGGGCTGCTCAGGAGAGGAAAGTTTTGCCTGTGTTTAAGTGATTGCAGGTTTGGGGCCAAAATGAGCCTGTTTTGACAATCCCAGGGCTCGACTTTCAGATCTCTGCTTGTGCTTTTGGGGCCTTATTTTGCTGTCATACATTCTTCACTCTAGCATTGTACACTGGAGGGGTTTGGTGTATGGGACGCCCGCGGAGGGTGACTCAGCTGTCAGTGTTATCTAGCTGTGTCCTGCCCTTAGGGCATGTCCAGCAACGTTCTGATGATGTGACGCTTCTCCCTTGCGTGTAACTTGCTATGCAGAACACCCAGCGTGATGGGGGCTGGATCCTGGTTGAAGCTTTTGTGAGATtttgcaatacaaacaataaatgctAATAATTAGCTGCATGACTTGTATCCCATGCAGTGTGGAGTTCACTGGGACACTTGGAACATAATCTCTTTAACCTCTCCCAATTGTTATTTTTTCTAAACTGCAGCTGGATGCGTCGCTGCCATCTGTCCAGACACAACACAGAGTTAGTGCTCTTTTACTGATGATGCTGATCTTAATATAAGACTGCTTGGTTATTGTAACGCTCCCAGGGGCACCTGGGGTTGTGAGGCACTCACCACTACCTGCCCTTAGTTTGAAGTGATCTTGTCTGTGCCAGCTATAGCTCAGCTGCCTGAAGCCAACAGCCTCTAGCAACATAGcagttggcactgaggggctcttagggtcacagCTGTATATATTAGGGACAGAGGACCTGCCAAaccagatcagaccaatggtctccCTATGTTCAGTAACTTGCTGGCCTAGCCTGGGTGCTTCAGAGTAAAGTGCAAGAAACCTCATAGTGGATGTTTCTCACATATCTTGCCCagaggggaagtttcttcctagccAAGCTTAGGCCccaaagcatgagggtttataccCTTTCTACATTTGTTGCtgtctaatgtaactgtggaCATTCTCACTATCCGTATCAATGTCTCATCCTTTTTTTAACCCTACTAAGCTCTTGACCTCAGTAGTatcttgtagcaatgagttccacgggtgAATGATGCATTGTGGAAAATAAATGTTTCCCTTTATTGGTTCTAAGTTTGTTCCCTTTCAGTTTCATTAAATGTCCCCTTGCCCTTGTATTATGAGAGAGGGTAAACGAAGTGCCTCATTCACCTGGGTGAAAAAGAtttgtgatggataatcagctgaacataagatcccagtgtgatgctgtggccaaaaaagctaatgcaatcatGGAATGCAAAAACAGGGAAATCTTGCATTGGAGTAGAGcagttatttcacctctgtatttggccctgctggaatactgagtccagctctgctgcccacaattcaagaaggctgttgataaattggagagggttcagcaaTGAGAATGATTAATGGATCAGAAAACATGCCTCGTAGCGATAGACTCAAGCAGCTCAATCGATTTAGCTTACcaaaaagagaaagttaaggggtgacttgattacagtctataagaacgtacatggggaacaaatagttaataatgggctctttaatctagcaaagtaCAACAAGATCcattggctggaagttgaatctagacaaattcagattggaaaacAGATACATATTTTTAAGGTGAGAGTAataaaccactggaacaatttactcaGTATTGTGGTGGAGTCTCCGTCAGGGATGTTTTagtaaaagctctgctctaggaattattgtggggaagttctatggcctgagttCTACAGGAGACAAGACtaatggtcacaatggtcccttctggccttggaatctatgacccTTCTCTACGAGGTGCCTTCTGTTGTCTACCCCTGTCATTGTCATTCACTCTCACTTAGATTCAgaagggccagaagggaccatcagatcatctagcctgacttcctgtacatcacaggccactaatccctacccagcacccacacacggAACCCAACGATCAAAATAGACTAAAGTATTCCAGCCTTTGGGAGACTAGACTAGTCTGTGCCGCAGGCAGAGTACAGGAGGGACGGAGGTGCACCAGTAGCAGGGAAATAGTTAAGTGAGATGTACCCAGATACTTATCCTGCTGAATGCCCCACACCCACACGCTCAGAGGGAGGCTTGATCCATTCCCAGGGATGCATCCAGAACAAAAGGCCATCTGGATCGTTGCATAATTGTTCATGAAGGGGGTGGAACTCCTTACTCTGGCCACCTCTGGAGCCAGGACACCGGAGTGGCTGGAGCGTTGGTCTGACCCGGGGCGGCAGGTCTGAGAATTGAGGGAGTCTGGATCATGAAAAGAGCGTGATGTCTGACCTCCACCCCCTGAGTTTCATTTGCATACTGGGCTGCCCCAGTTTGACCCTGGAGGGCTCATTTGCATATGTGGCTGCCCTACCCCTGCCCCTACCCCATAAGGGCTCTAAAAGCTGCCACAGGGTTTCACAAAGGCAGGGAACAGGCTGCAAACCAGCAGAAACCCAGTTCCTGTGACCTCTCCCTATCTCCCTGCACCATGGCCCAGCCCACTCTGCCTCTCTGtctcctggggcttttcctgacAGGTAACGGCTACAGCATATTGATGCCTGACCATGCCTTGAAACCGAGGTCAGCTGAAAAGGTGGCAGTAATAGCAGTACTCGCCCCCCTGCTCTTTGCTTTCTGCAGGTTGCTACGCTCAGTTGACCCAGCCGCCCTCCGAGTTTGTGTCTTCTGGGGGGAATATCCAGCTCCCCTGCACGCTAGAGGGAAGTTACACCGTCAGTGCCAACCGTGTCGTTTGGATACAGCAGAAACCGCGCAGCGTCCCGAGATACCTGCTGTATTTTTTCACTGAATCTAAGAAAGGCACGGGCTTGGGGGTCCCCAGCCGGTTCGCTGGCTCTTGCTCTGGCTCCGACAAGATTGGTTATTTAACCATCACTGGGGTCCAGGCAGAGGATGACACCATTTATTACTGTGTTACGTGGACTGGGAGTGCTTGCACTGCGTTACCGTCCCATGGGGAAGTGAGACAAAAACCTTCTCACTCCACTGCAGCCCTGCGGCAAGGCTACACCTGCTCTGGGCACCAGCTTGCTTCTTACACAGGGGGCGTTGGCTCCTGCTCCCCTCACAGCTCCTCATGCGGAAGACACACCCTTAGCACTGAAATACCCTGTGAGTTCGGTCCCGGTCACTGCTCATGGGTCCCTTGGTTTCCAATAGTCGTCTTGTTGCTGAAAAGCTGAGGCAGCCGTCCTCGGCAGCAGGGTCCCCGGGAAACACCGTCCGTTCTCCTGCACCACAAAGAGCGAAGTTCGCGCCCCATGGAAAAGATGGGACCCAGACGGGCTTGTCCACCTGGCCTTCTGGGCCTCTGCGAAACGTGCGAGGGAGCCCCACAGAGCACGGACACATCACTGCCCAGTAGATGGCAGCAGAGCACAGCTACTGCAGGTCTATGGCCGTGACAGGGCGGGGGTGGATTGCAAGGGAGGCTCAGTGAAGCCCCTGATAACGTGCGGCCTAAAATGGCCCCTGGTGCAGGGCACCTAGGCAACAAGGAGAGTCAGCCCCTGCCAACTCCTTCCTGCTCCCTTCACCCCACCACCCCTGCCGGCTCTGCCTCAACCTTCCTCCGGACAGGGGCCCTGCTTCCAGCACCGTTGCATGGGGGCCACATTTAGCTCTCAAAGacacccagaatcctttgcactTATCGCAGCATGGCCAAGGCAGTTCTAAGGACTGAGAGGGGCAGCTGGGAACAGTATTTACCTGTTTCTCTTGCCTGAGTAGAAACAGCCTCTCCCCTTTGGCGGGAGACGGGGGTGGGCAGAAACTCCACAGGTGGGGAAGAGCAGAAAACACGACTGCTAAGGTTGGGATACGCTGAAGAATACTGAGAATCCTGTAGCACTAATATAGCACTTATCATCCATACATCTGTGACATgcccagggtacaatccagactactGAGTAGCTGTGGCACCCCTGCCCTCAACCTGGGGTGCCCTGTACAATGCCTTGATGCTGTAGCCTCCAACCTAGATTGCTCACAAACAGGCCCTAGCATGTAGGTCACTCCCagttgtgtctctgtgtgtgctgcagccagccagccacacctagGCTCTTACCAGCCTgaattatactgcagggtgaccccaacacactccatGTCCCTGATTTTCCCCCCAGGAATGTATGTCCTGCACTGCCCAAccttctcctggacaatacaagcttcTATAAAGTCCGTCATTTTATTTGATGATATGCATACATCTTATTACCTTAAATGgaggttcccaaacacttcagttcaaacacaCTAGAGTAGatacaagtttattaactacaaagagagagatttgaaggGAGTATAAGTAATGAGGCAGAAAAAtgagaaatagttacaagaaaaataaagatgaaacacAGTTAGTGCCTAACTCAATAACtatattaaatgcaaaacaaaGTTTTCTCATCTCCGGCTCTCAACAGATTCTTAGTGGCCACATGTCTCAGGCCAGGACCCCATCCCCAGTTGAATGGCTGCTCCCTTTGTTCCTTCTGGGGCAATGAATcaatgggcagagagagaggaggaaggggtATTTGGGGTGTCTCCTCTTTCTTTGTATAGTCCTCTCCTCTCTTTGAGAAGCATCTCCAGCTGGGAGCCTGGCAACAGGCAGACTGTGTGGATGGGAACTccttgctgtttctttgctaagatgtagatttttcacTCATGTCCCTTTTCCTGCCAATGAATAGCCACTTAGCAGGTAATGGCCCATTGGTCTTGTTTACAGCTGGCTGAGGTGTGCGCTTGCCATTTCCagacatattttaccaggacaataatgaccagcagATTATGAGGTTTTAAGAGATACCTCCCAAGACATTACTCCCatgtctgcgtgtgtgtgtgtgtgtctgtgtgtatgacAATAGGCTTTGCAGGTCCAAATATTAACCCTTACCTTCATGCAGGTGTTAAGCTATTTACAGAGTATGTGCAAGTTTTAGAATTAGTAGCAGGGGTCTAGAAATGCCCAAGTGTTTTTGCCAACACACCAGTGAGGGGTTTATAAAGAATTTCTCTCTCTACAATGCAGCTTTCATTGGATAAGAAACCGTCTCTTCATGTTTGTCCCCTTTGTTGCCCTGTCCCTGTTCCCTCTCCAGCCACActggggtgtgtgtttgggtgAATGCTTGTAAAAGGCGCGTCTCTGATTCCTTTTGGATTTTCCCATGGTGCAATGGTGCCACATGGCAATTCTTACCTGTAAGTACGCGCAAGCTCTGGTCACTGAGAGATTCAGTCCGAGTTGTTCCTGTTCTCTTTACTCCTCCTCTCCTTTTGTTCCCGGTTTTCAATACACTGTGATTGTAGACAAGGGAGCCATGCTGCTGTGATACAGATGGTGCAACAGTACTGTTCTAGCCACTGAGCTTTGCTAACTTCTGGTTTGGTCACAGCTCACTCGGGTCTTTGTTTCTGACAGTTGCCAGCGCACAGCCAACCCTGCCTCAGCCTGCCTCAGAGTCAGTGCCCCCAGGAGGCACCATCACACTCTCCTGCACCATGAGTAGTGGAACAAGCATTAGTGGCTAATAGATTCGCTGGTTTCAGCAAACAGCTGGGAACCCTCCAAGATATCTGCTATATTACAAAGATGAATCTAGCAAGCACCAGGGCTCTGGGGTCCCTGCTCGGTTCTCTGCTTCCAAAGACACCTCCAGCAACATTTGCTATTTAACCATCACTGGGATCCAAGCAGAGGATGATGCTGATTATTACTGTGGCACAACAATGGCACAACAATGCTTTACACAGTGATATGTTGAGACAGGGAACTGAGACAAAAACCTTCTGTACCCTAGGGCTCCTGGAGATCAAACCACAGAAACCCCAAGAGAGGCCAtcacagagaacagaaatacacaAAGAAGCAGATTGTGAACCCTTTTGGAAGTTTCTTGTAGAATTGGTATCCTCTGCCCTCATTCCACCAGGTGCAAGCTAACCCGATGTGCTGTTGTAAATTAGCATGATCTGTGTTTAACGGGAAATCCTGTGGAGCGAAGCCCTGGCAGACAGTGATATCTTACATGGATTCCTTCATAGTGCCAGTGTTTGTGCACTGTCACTAAAGTAATTACAAGCAAAGAAGCTATGAGCAGAATCACCAATGCTGAGAAACAGATGAGCATTTAGAGAGACTAGCAGGGGACGCAGACAAGGCTCCTTACATATCCGAGGCCCTATGCACCCGTCAGTTGTCTGTGCACAACTCTCATGAAAGTCACTGGGACTGCAGCACTGCAAGCATGCAGCTGACACGGGAACTTTGGTGAGCCATTGACAgtatggagaaggaaaggagtacttgtggcaccttagagactaacaaatttattagagcataagctttcgtgagctacagctcacttcatcggatgcatccacaagtaaggtgccacaagtactccttttctttttgcgaatacagactaacacggctgctactctgaaacctgttcttaaccTTGTCTCTTGGCATTTTCTTTAGTAAACTTCTGGCCACAAACCAATGTGTCACCTGATTAACTCATCACACCAGGACCCAGCATGGTGATTTCGTTACTGTGGGGGGCGCTGCTGTGTCCTGTACTGATGTAGAACTTTAGCATTAAGCTCTGTGACCCCTCTCACAACACCAGGAGTTGTGGCGTTACccaaaagggaccctggtgatgGGTGTGAGTAGGTCAGGTCTGCAGTCAGGATCCCAGGGCTCATCAGCACACTGGGCTGCACTGGCAGTGCTGGTGGTGCTTTAG
This window of the Dermochelys coriacea isolate rDerCor1 chromosome 15, rDerCor1.pri.v4, whole genome shotgun sequence genome carries:
- the LOC119843714 gene encoding pre-B lymphocyte protein 3-like → MMRLLALLLPGVLVPASRAQPVLTQPASILALPGQTVKLSCALNPGYNIREFGVSWYQQRPGSPPRYLLYYNSEVDKHKPCGIPDRFSASKDLASNACVLTIAAVQAEDHAVYYCSVAYPIYYL
- the LOC119843929 gene encoding immunoglobulin lambda-1 light chain-like isoform X8; protein product: MAQPTLPLCLLGLFLTGCYAQLTQPPSEFVSSGGNIQLPCTLEGSYTVSANRVVWIQQKPRSVPRYLLYFFTESKKGTGLGVPSRFAGSCSGSDKIGYLTITGVQAEDDTIYYCVTWTGSAWIFGGGTQLTVLGQPKASPTMHLFPPSSEEIKTKSKATLVCLLGSFYPGSVQVTWKADGQPLSTGVETTKPSKQSDNKFMASSYLSLDASKWKTHDTYTCQVTHDGKNFEKSLKSSDCS